The Lolium rigidum isolate FL_2022 chromosome 1, APGP_CSIRO_Lrig_0.1, whole genome shotgun sequence region TCAGTTGCATCATCACCTGTCGCCCACAGGTACCTTACATCATAGCGGCCCCTCCCAAGCCTGTATATAAAGGCCACATACATCTCCATCACAACAGCCGCTGTTACTGTCTTGCCCAGTTTAGCATTCTAACCATCTCCATACCTCTACTGTTCTTCCAGTTCAACGAAAAGCTACTGTGCATAGGCAATAGTTAAGTCCGTCGCTCAGTACATACTATGGATCCCAAAATTGCTGTTGCTCTCACTCTGTCTCTCGTAGGTGGCTTGAGCACCTCCCTCGGTACGCATTTATACATCTTTCTTCATCCCTCCCCTTCTGCCCTTTGTTCATAATATatcacatattcatcatcacttgACCTGTTTAATTTGATGCACTATAGATCACATATTTCTCAATGGGTGTTTTCCCATATTTGCTTTCCAGAATGTTGGAATGGTATACTAGTCAGATAACGTTTTGCTACTCATTTTGCCAATGATATTTTATTATGCTTCaacaggtgcattacttgcaatatTAAATCATGCACCAAACAACAGAACACTTGGGATATTACAGGTAAAACGCTACAACTATCTACTTAATGCTGACCAAAGCATCACACCCGAAACAACAAAGTTTATTTGTATATGAACCAACATTTAACAATCATTTGACGACTCCTTTTAGGGATTTGCTACTGGACTCATGTTGAGCATGTCTTTCTTTGACTTGGCTTATGATGCTGTCAATGCGATTGGTTTTCTGAAAGGGAACCTTTGGGTGAGACTGACAGTAAGCGAGATGATTTTTCAGGCATCTGTACCATTTCTTATCTTTTTAGCCTGTGCTTTGCAGTTTTTTGCTGGAGCACTTCTATTTTCAGCAATTGCCGACATCTTCCCTGAGCCAGAATGCAGTCCGCCAGATGAAAATgacaaacaagtatagcttccctCAGCTTTGCTAACACACTTTTTCAGTTAGCGTTTCTCGAAAAGACTAAATATGATTCTCCTCTCTGTTTTCCATTTGGGGAAGAAGACGGTTAATAGCACAGCGCGGCAGGAACTTATGATGAGACACCGAAGAAGAGTTATCTTTAGTGTAATTGTCACCGCAATTGGTAAGTCCAATGTAGTTTGGTACCCTATACATTATGTTCTCCTCAAATTATTTGTACATTTAAGTTGATGCATTTAATCTCCAGCAGTTTATGAACCATTCAATGTATGCATAATTAGATAGGTGAGAAATAACAATGTACAACATGAAGTAAGCAAAACCTGTAATATAAACTACCAAAAATACATCAGTGTTTTCACCATGAGGCCAGAAAGACAAAACACGCCTTTTAGATAATTATACAGAAATCCTGACTTCATGATCGCTGTTCTTCAAATGCATATACTATATGACTATATCTAACATTCTAGTACTGAGCTAGAGAATATTGACTCCAACAAAATATTTAGGGCTTGTTCATACAACAGCGTACAAAACAATTAGATTAACTGATTCAGATTGAATAGCTAATGCAATTTAAAATCATAGACATGATTTAACAAGCAATATTAGCAGTAAATTTCAGGACGTTCAGTGTAAAATAGTGTTATGACCCGGGATAGTTACTGTTTTATTGAACACCTAAAACCAAGTCAATATTATTAAGTGGGAAGTATAAGAGCAGCAGTTCTTCGTAAATTACGAATTCAGATAATAAAATTAACATAAGAGAACCAAGCAAATAGTTATCGAAATGATGCAGGCAATATATGCATATACAAGTAATGATAGAACCCTTTCCTACAAGTTCTTTATAATGATCGCATTCATTAACAAAGTTCTCATGTCAACAGTTGCTGGTGTGAGTCTGCAAAACTTCCCTGTGGGTACTGCCGCGTTTCTTGGAACTGCGAAGGTACTATTCAGTGTTTTACATATTTAGAGTAACACGTTTTCTCTTAACACCATGCTCAATGTATTAAATTTCTGACTCATGGTTAAAGACATAAGATGTTTGAGAAGATACTAGCATATTGTATGTTTATCAGATATGATGCGATTAGTAAATACTGGTATATGTTACCCTTTTCCATTGATTTAAAATGTACAGTCAAAATTTCCACGATGTTTCTATATATAATCACAGACATTATACAAATTAGTTTATGTACCTTGTTAACCATTTGAACTGTTGAACACCTCCAAACTATATTCACAAATAATTATGTCTTAAATACAAACAATTCATACTATGGGTGATGTATCTAAAAGATGCTGCATCTCCATCCaagcattttttttttctgtttggaAGCATGTCCCTTTTAAGCTGATAACATGTCATCATTGTGAATATGTATGAATCAGAAACTGAATAATCAATAGTAGTAGTTTATGCTGTACACCCAATTAATCTTATCTACCTTTCAGGGCTTTCGTGTTGGCCTTAACTTGGTTATTGCTATAGCTCTACACTACATCCCGGAGGTAATTGAATATACTGACTTTTAAATGGATATGGAACCATAATTGTCCTGTAACTTTCATTCCAAACCTCAGTGAACTACCAAAATACAAAATTGGGACAGGATGGTCCTCACGTCTTACATGGGCACAATGCATTGCAGATCTGCCCTTTAAGACACATAATACTACAATTCCTATATTGTGATGAATCTTTACACAACTAATTACTTATGAAAGTTGGTAGGGCCAAAGAATTTGCTAATATTTGTATTAATTTTTCCTTCATGCGCAGGGCATTGCTGTAGCTCTCCCTGCATACTTTGCAACTTGCAGGTACTGGTTATAATTATTACAGAATATGCATGGTATACTCTCTGTTTCACAACTGTCACTGGCAGGAGAAGTCTCAATTTCGGAATAACTATTCATTACTGGTTATTGGTTAATACAATATTCCATACCCCTACTTAATGTGCTCTGTAAGAATTAAAATGATTGTACTGCCTTGTGCGATGAGGGCCATTCACGGCCATTTCTCATTAAAATATTCTTAGATATGTTCTCTTGGTCTCTGTGCATGCTGGGATGAGGTCAGCTACAGTGAAACATGTATATGTCTTAACATGGAAATGCTGAATTATATGTTGaattatatataatatatatacatCTCTTAAATGTCATATTTAAATCATCAGAGAATAAGAACGGCTTAGCTGGTTTAATTCAAAAGGCCAATTGCTAGTTATCAGCTTATATCACCTGAATAAGCATATAAATGCTACTACAATACATAAGATCTTATAATAAATACTACAGTCACACTGATTTGGAAAGAAAGTTAGCTCTGTGGTTGCGGTTTAATAATATTTGTTATTTTGTGTCTATGATGCAGCAAATGGCAAGCATTCAAACTAGCAACACTTTCTGGTTTTGCGGAGCCACTAGGTGTAATTATCGTGGGTAGGTTGACTCTGCATTTGTTCTATAATAAGTTGCTTGATCAAAGCATTTGTGCCATTAATCCCCTAACCTAGCACTGCTGTATTAAATTGAAATAAACATAAATATGGGCCATGTAAAAATTTCTTACAGCCTAAGAACTAAAATAAATGAATAATGCAACACAGTTTACCACTTACCCATGTGTGACATAAAATATTTTCGAAATGATACAAAACTGCGCATTATGAAGTATTACATCCAATGAATTGGTCATGAACATAGCTAAGACAGAAGTGATCATCGAACAATGCTATAagcctaaagcaaacaagacGCATCATCCATAGAGGAACATGTataaatatcatgtgaggtaTACTTACTAGTGCCAGACATGGAAATGGATATGAAGATTTTGTGGTGAATAGCAGTAGCTGC contains the following coding sequences:
- the LOC124692252 gene encoding zinc transporter ZTP29-like isoform X1; translated protein: MDPKIAVALTLSLVGGLSTSLGALLAILNHAPNNRTLGILQGFATGLMLSMSFFDLAYDAVNAIGFLKGNLWFFAGALLFSAIADIFPEPECSPPDENDKQKTVNSTARQELMMRHRRRVIFSVIVTAIVAGVSLQNFPVGTAAFLGTAKGFRVGLNLVIAIALHYIPEGIAVALPAYFATCSKWQAFKLATLSGFAEPLGVIIVAYIFPSNLNPEILEGLLGLVGGVMAFLTLYEMLPLAIEYAGRKDAVKAVFVGMAFMSMSLHFLDISLPKEMSA
- the LOC124692252 gene encoding zinc transporter ZTP29-like isoform X2; amino-acid sequence: MDPKIAVALTLSLVGGLSTSLGALLAILNHAPNNRTLGILQGFATGLMLSMSFFDLAYDAVNAIGFLKGNLWFFAGALLFSAIADIFPEPECSPPDENDKQTVNSTARQELMMRHRRRVIFSVIVTAIVAGVSLQNFPVGTAAFLGTAKGFRVGLNLVIAIALHYIPEGIAVALPAYFATCSKWQAFKLATLSGFAEPLGVIIVAYIFPSNLNPEILEGLLGLVGGVMAFLTLYEMLPLAIEYAGRKDAVKAVFVGMAFMSMSLHFLDISLPKEMSA